Genomic window (Streptomyces sp. LX-29):
GGAGTCGCTGCGCGCGGAGCTGGCCGCGCAGATCGGGGCGCCGGTCCGCTTCGCCGAGCAGATCGAGGACATGTACGACGCCGGCGCCCGGGTCTTCGTCGAGGTGGGGCCGGGCGCCGTGCTCACCCGGCTGGTCGGGGAGATCCTCGACGGCCGGCCGCATCGGGCCGTCGCCGTCGAACGGCGGGCGGCGGGCAGCGGCCTGGCCGGGCTGCTCGACGCCCTGGCCCGGCTCGCGGTCGCCGGCTTGCCCGTGCGCACCGACTGGATGTTCCGGGCTCGTGACGCGGTCGAGGCCGACGCCGCCGCGCCGCCGCGACGGCCGGGCTGGTCGGTCGACGGGCATCTGGTCCGCACCGCGGACGGCGCCGTGATCCCGGGCGCGCTGGCGCCGCCGCGGCGCGTCGCCGAACCGGTGGTGGCCGCGCCCCCGGCGGGCGGGCCGCAGCGGAGCACGGACGAGCTGCTCCTCGAGTTCCTGAGGACCAGCAGGGACCTGGTCGCCACCCAGCGCGACGTCCTGCTGAGCTACCTGGGCGCCGCGGCCGGCGGACGGATCCCGGCACCCCTCCCGCCCGTGCCGGCGCCGGGAGCGGCCGCGGTGGCCTTCGCCCCCGGGCTGCTCCCAGGCGTCGCCACGCCGCTCACGGCCGCCGTGGCGCCGACGGCACCGGCGACCGCCGCCCCGTTCGCGCCCTTCACTCCCTTCGCGCCCACGGCGGCACCGGAAGGCGCGGATCCCGTCCCGCGTCCCGGAGGCGCCCCGTCCCCGGCGGTCGCCGCCGCTCCGGCGGCCCTCACCGAGGCGGACGTGCTGCGGGTGGTGTCGGAGGTCATCAGCGAACGCACCGGCTACCCGGTGGACATGATCGAACCGGATCTGGACCTGGAGGCGGACCTGAGCGTCGACTCCATCAAGCGGGCCGAGATCGCGGGTGAGTTCGCGCGCCGGCTGGGCGTGGGCGGTGAGGGCGGCGCGGACGTTCCGGACGACGGGGAGCTGGAGGAGCTGGCCCGGGCCCGTACCGCGGCCGCCGCCGCGGCGTGGCTGTCCGGGCGACTCGCGGCCGGCGCGCCACCGGGCACCCATGACGGCGCGTCATCGGCCACCGCTCACGAGGGGGCACCGGCCACCGACCACGGGACGCTGATGCCACCGGCCACCGACCAGTGGGCGCCGCCGGCCGCCGACCACCCCGTGCCGCCGGCCGCCGATCCTCCAGGGGCGCGAGTCGCGCCCCTCGCATCGAACGCGTCGGTCGCGACCATCGCGACGGTCGCGTCGGTCACATCGGTCGTGTCCACCGCGTCAGCCGCGCCGGCCGCCTCGATCCCGGCGCACGCGTCGACCGCGGCGGCCCCACCCTCGACGCCGCCGGGTGACGCTCCTCGCCGGATGCGGCTCCACCCGGTGCCGCTCGGCGACCGCGCCGCGGACCCCGCCCGCCTGGCGGGCAGGCGCTTCGCGCTGCTGGGGGGCGGGGACGTCGCCCGCGCGCTGGTCGCGCGGCTCGCGGAGTTCGAGGCGGAGGCCGTGGCCCTGGAGGCGGGGCACCTGCTCACCGAGCGGGACGGCGCGGTGGACGGGGTGGTGCTCCTCTGCGCGCTGGCCGACACCGAACCCGGTGCCGACACCGACGCCGGCGTCGCCACCCACCCACCGGTCCTCCCCGAGGCCTTCCCCGTGCTCCAGGCCGCCCTGCGGCAGCGGCCGGGCCGGCTGCTGGCCGCCCGGACCGCCGACAACCCGCTCGACGTCCGCGCGGCCGGTCTGCACGGGCTGTTCCGCTCCGTGTCCAGGGAGTACCCGAAGACCCTCGCGAGAGTGGTGGACCTGCCCGGCCGCGCGTCGGCGGACACCCTCGCGGAGATGCTGCTGGCCGAGCTCTCGACCGAGGACGAGGACGCGCCGGTGGTGCTGCGGACCGGGGCGGGCCGGGCGGGACTGGAGCTGCGGGAGGAGCCGCTGGCGGGCCTGGCCGTCTCCGGCGCCGGCCCGGCCGGCGACGGAGCCGCGGAGGCCGCGGCCGTCGGGCTGGACCGCGACGCGGTGGTCGTGCTGGTCGGCGGGGCGCGGGGCATCACCGCCCAGTTCGCCCTCGCCCTCGCGTCCGCCGCGCGGTGCCGCGTCGAGCTGATCGGTCGCACCCCCGAGCCCGTCGGCCCCGAGGATCCGACCACCGCCGGGGCCGCCGACCAGGCGTCGCTGCGCGCGGTCCTGGCCGCGCGGGGCGGCCTGTCTCCGGCGGAGGTCCAGCGGGAGAGCGCACGCGTGCTGGCAGGACGCGAGGTCGCCGCCACCCTCGCCGAGTTGCGGGCGCGGACCGGCCGGGCGCGGTACCGCGCGGTGGACGTACGGGACGGTGACGCGGTGCGTCGGGCGGTGGCGGAGATCCACGCCGAGCACGGGCGGCTCGACGGCGTCGTCTACGGAGCGGGGGTGATCGAGGACCGGCTGCTCCTGGAGAAGTCCGCCGAGTCCTTCCGGCGGGTGTACGGCACCAAGGTGGACGGTGCCGCCGCGCTGCTGGACGCCCTGGAGGAGCGGGCCGTCCACCCGGCCTTCGTGGTGCTCTTCGGGAGCATCGCCGCCGTGCTCGGCAACCGGGGGCAGGCCGACTACGCGGCCGCCAACGACGCGTTGGAGGCGCTCGGCACGCGCTGGTCGCTCCGCACCGGCGGCCGGGCGCTGACCGTCCACTGGGGCCCGTGGGCGCCCGCCGCGGAACACGCGGGGATGGTCAGCCCGGAGCTGGGGCGCGCCTACGCCCGGCGCGGTGTCCGGCTCGTCGACCCGGAGGAGGGGACGCTCGCCCTGCTGCGCGAGCTCGCCTGGGGTGACGAGCGCTCCCGCTCCGTCGTCTACACCGCGTCGGGCTGGTGAGCCATGACGGACGAGCGGTTTCCGCCGATCGCCATCGTCGGGATGGCGGTGCTGCTGCCGGGCGCCCCCGACCTGGCGACGTACTGGCGGAACCTGGTGGCCGGCACGGACGCGATCAGCGAGGTGCCGGCCGGGCGGTGGGACGCGGACTTCTACCATCCGAACGGCGACCGGGGGCCCGACCGCGTGTACTGCCGGCGGGGCGGGTTCGTGGACGAGTTCGCCGCGGTGGACGTGACCCGGTTCGGCATCATGCCGGCGTCGGTGCCCGGCACCGAACCCGACCAGCTGATCGCGCTGGACGTGGCGGCCGCCGCCATCGCCGACGCGGGCGGCGAGGAGCGGCTGCCCGAGCGGCACCGGATCGGCGTGGTGCTGGGCCGGGGCGGCTACGCCGGGGCCGGGCTGGTGCGGCTGGACCAGCGGGTGCGCACCGCCCGTCAACTCGTCCGCACCCTCGGGGAGCTGATGCCCGATCTACGGCCGGACCAGTTGGAGCGGGTCCGGGCCGCCTTCACCGACCGGCTGGGCCCGGACAGCCCCGAGTCCGCCATCGGGCTGGTGCCCAACCTCGCCGCTTCCCGGATCGCCAACCGGCTCGATCTGCGCGGCCCCGCCTACACGGTGGACGCCGCCTGCGCCTCCTCACTGGTGGCGATCGACCAGGCGGCGGTGGAGCTCGCCGCCGGCCGTTGCGACGTCATGCTGGCCGGGGGCGTGCACCACTGCCACGACATCACCCTGTGGAGCGTCTTCACGCAGCTGCGGGCGCTCTCCCCGAGCCAGCGCATCCGCCCCTTCCACCGGGAGGCCGACGGCATCCTGATCGGCGAGGGCACGGGCGTGGTGGTCCTCAAGCGGCTGGCCGACGCGGAGCGGGACGGGGACGGGATCTACGCGGTCATCCGCGGCACCGGGGTCTCCAGCGACGGCCGCACCTCGAGCCTGGCCAACCCGGACCCGGGGGGTCAGGTGCTGGCGGTGCGGCAGGCGTGGCGTGCGGCCGGGCTGGACCCGCGCGAGCCGCGCTCCGTGGGGCTGGTGGAGGCGCACGGCACCGCGACCCCCGCCGGTGACGCGGCCGAACTCGCCACGCTCGCCGAGGTGTTCGGCCCCGGGAGCGAGCGGGACGACGGCGCGGCGGCCGTGCTCGGCTCGGTGAAGTCGATGATCGGCCACGCGATGCCGGCCGCCGGCGTGGCCAGCCTGGTCAAGGCGGCCCTGGCCGTGCACCACGGGATGCTGCTGCCGACGCTCCACTGCGATGACCCGCACCCCGCGTTGGCCGCCACGCGCTTCCGCACGCTCGACGCGGCGCGGCCGTGGGAGTGCGACGAGGGCCGGCCCGTACGTCGCGCGGCGGTGAACGCCTTCGGCTTCGGGGGGATCAACGCGCATGTGGTGCTGGAGCAGGCGCCCCAGCCGGCGCGCCGGGCGCGGTCGCGCCCGCTCGCCGTGTCCGAGCCGGAGCGGGTGCTGGCGCTGGCCGCCGAGACCGCCGACGAGCTCGCCGAGGTGCTGGCGGCGGACGACTCCACGGTGCTGGCCGCCCCGCGGGGCGACGGCCCGGTCCGGCTCGGCGTCGTGGCCCCCACCGGCCGGCGGCTGGCCCTGGCCCGGCGTATGGTGGCCGCCGGACTTCCGTGGCGCGGCCGCAACGACCTCTGGTTCGCCCCCGCTCCGCTGCTGGGCGGGGCCGCCCCCGGCGGGCTGGCCTTCGTCTTCCCGGGCCTGGAGGGCGAGTTCGAGCCCCGCGTGGACGGCGTCGCGGAGCACTTCCGGCTGCCGTCCGAAGCGGGCGTCGGCCGTGACGGGCGGGTGCGGGTCGGCGACGTGGGACGGCACGCGGTCGAGGTGTTCGCCGTCGGCCGGCTGCTGGACGGCGCTCTGCGGCGGATGGGGGTGACGCCGGACGCGGTGGCCGGGCACAGCGTCGGGGAGTGGAACGCGATGGCGATGGCCGGCATGTACGCGCGCGAGGCCGTCGACCGGTTCCTGGACACCCACCGGCCGGACGAACTCCGTGTGCCCGGTGTGGACTTCGCGGTGCTGGGCACCTCCGCCCGGCGGGTGCGGGCCGCGCTGCGGGAGCGGTCCGAGGAGCGGGTGGTGCTCTCCCACGACAACGCGCCCACCCAGGCGATCGTGTGCGGTCCGCGGGAGCCGGTGCGGGAGTTCGTCGCGTCGCTGCGTGCCGAGGGGGTGATCGCCCAGGTGCTGCCGTTCCAGTCGGGCTTCCACACGCCGATGCTGGCCCCCTATCTGGCCCCGATCGCCGCCCAGGCCGAACGGTTCGAGCTTTTCCCCCCCGAGGTGCCCGTCTGGTCGGGCACGACCGCCTCGCCCTTCCCCGAGTCCCCGGAGCGGGTGCGCGCGCTGTTCGTGCGGCACCTGCTGGAGCCGGTGCGCTTCCGGCCGTTGGTGGAGGCCATGTACGAGGCGGGCTTCCGGGTGTTCGTGCAGCTCGGCGCCGGTCAGCTGGCCGCGCTCATCGGCGACACGCTCGACGGCAGGGAGCACCTCGCGGTGGCCGCCACCTCGCCGCGCCGCGACGGCGTCGCCCAGCTGCGACGGGTGGCCACGGCCCTGTGGACGCACGGCGCCTCCGTCGACCCGACGCTGCCGCCCGTCGCCGCCCCGGGGCGCGCTCCGAGGCGGACCGCCGCGGCGGCGCGACCGCCGGCCCGGCTCTCCCTCGACAGCGCGCTGGTGTCCCTGGAGGAGCCCGAGCTGGCCGAGCTGCGCCGCGAGCTGGCCCCGGCCCGTACGGCCGCCGCCGAGGCCGCCACGCCGCCCGGACCGGCGGCCTCGACCGGGCGGGACGTCGCCTTCGATCCGGCCGCCCGGCTGGACGCGATGGCCGGGCGCTTCCCGCTGGCCGCCGAGCTCGGGGCGCTGCTGCGGGAGACCGCGGACAGCGCCGCGGAGCTGCTCACGGCGGGGGCGGCGCGCCGCTCCCCCGGTACCACCCTGCGGGTCTCCACGCAGACGATGCCGTACCTGTTGGACCACTGCTTCTTCCACCAGCGCCCCGGCTGGCCCGATCTGGAGGACCGCCGTCCGGTGGTGCCGGCCACCACCATCGTCCAGCACCTCATGGACGCGGCGGAGCGGGCCGTCCCGGGGACACGGGCGGTGGCGGTGCGCCACGCGCGCTTCAACCAGTGGGTGACCGCCGCCACCCCCGTCGACGTGCCCATCACCGTCCGGCCGTCGCCGGGCGCGCCCGGCAGTTACGACCTGGCCTTCGGGTCCCATGCGCAGGGCACGGTGGAGCTCGCCGCGGGGTATCCGCCGGCCCCGGCCCCGTGGTGCGCGGACCCGGCCACCGAGCGGGTCCCCGCCCACACGGCGAAGGAGCTGTACAGCGAGCGCTGGATGTTCCACGGCCCCGCCTTCCAAGGGGTCTCGGAGCTCACGGCGATCGGCGACCGGCACGTCCGCGGGGTGATCATCGCCCCGGCCGCGCCCGGTGCGCTGCTCGACAACGTCGGCCATCTGGTCGGCTACTGGATCGTCGCGGCGCGCACCGAGCGGACCTCGGTGCTCCCCGTCGGCCTGCGGCACGTCCGCGTCTTCGGTCCGCCGCCGCGCCCCGGCACCACGGTGCGGTGCCTGGTCCGGATCGCCTCGCTGACCGACACCGTGCTGGAGGCCGACGCCCAACTCGTCGTCGACGGCCGGGTCTGGGTGGAGCTCGCCGGCTGGCAGGACCGGCGCTTCGACAGCATGCCGGAGACCAAGGTGGTGGAGCGGTTCCCGGAGCGTCACACGCTGTCCCGACGGCAGCCGGGCGGATGGGTGCTGCTGCACGAGTGGTGGCGGGACGCCGCCTCCCGCGACCTGGTGATGCGCAACCACCTGGGGCGGGCGGAGCGGCTGGCGTTCGAGCGGCAGCCGCCGCGGGGGCGTCGGCAGTGGCTGTTGGGGCGGATCGCCGTCAAGGACGCCGTGCGGCAGTGGCTGTGGACCCGCGGGGAGGGGCCGGTCTTCCCCGCCGAGATCTGCGTCGAGAACGACGCGTCCGGGCGGCCGTACGTCACCGGGGTGCACGGCCGCCGGCTGCCGGCGCTGGACGTCACGCTGTCGCACCGCGCCGAGACGGGGGTGGCCCTGGTGCGGCCCGGTGCCCGGCCGGGGCGCGGTGGAGTCGGGATCGACGTCGAGCAGGTCGTCGAGCGTCCGGCGCAGGCCCGGACCGTCGCGCTGGGCCCGGCCGAGCGCGAGCTGCTCGCCGCGACGTGCGCGGAGCGGGGCGAGCCGGAGGATGTGTGGTTCACCCGGTTCTGGGCGGCGAAGGAGGCCGTGTCCAAGGCGGAGGGGACCGGACTGCGGGGCCGCCCCCGGGACTTCGCCGTCGTCGCCGCCGGCCCGGACGAGCTGCGGGTGGAGGTCGACGGCCGCTCGTACCGCGTGTGCTGCCGAGTCCTCGGCAACCCGGCGGGGCTCCCGGAGCGGGAGTACGTCGTGGCGTGGACGACGGAACCGGAGGAGGAGTAGCGAGGGCGTCCGCGCGCGGGGCCGTACCAGGCACACCAGACCCATGGAGAAGTCGGAAGGAGAGGACGCTGTGAACAGCAATCAGGTGCAGGCGCCGGGCCTCGATACCGAGGCCGGTGTGTTCGAGGAGGTCCTCGACATGCTCGAGGAGCTCCTCGGCGGGTACGCGTTCGACCGGGCGGAGATCACCATGGACACCGAGCTCTCCAACGATCTGGACCTGGAGAGCTTCGACCTGGTCACCCTCGGCGGCCTGTTGTCCGCGCGCTTCGGCGAGCGGGTGAACTTCGCCGAGTTCCTCGCCGAGATCGACCTCGAGCGCGTCATCCGGCTCACGGTCGGCGACGTCGTCGGCCGCGTCACATCCCGGCTGTCGGCCCCCGAGGAGTGCTGAGTCATGGCGGTCATCAGCGCCGAGGGCGTCGAGCTGAACGTGGAGCGGCTGGCGGCCCGCAGGGGGACCACGGACCCGCCGACCGTGGTCTTCATCCACGGCATGCTCATCGACACGCTCGTCAGCGGCTATCTCACCCTGGGGCCGACCCTCGCCGCCGCGGGGTTCGACGTGGTCATGTACGACCAGCGGGGACACGGCCGCAGTGAGCGGCTGCCCAGCGGGTACACGCTGGACGACTTCGTCGGGGACCTCGACGTCGTGCTCGACCGGCTGGCGGTGTCGGGGCCGGTGCATCTGGTCGGCCACTCCTTCGGCGGCACCATCGCCTTCCACTACGCCGCGCGCCGACCGGACCGGGTGGCCACCGTCTCGGTGATCGAGTCGGAGCCGGCGACCGACGGCTGGTCCCGCAAGATGGCGCTCGCCCTGCCGACCGCGGCGGTGGAGTTCGCCCGCGGCGACTTCCAGCAGTGGGTGAAGGAGGAGCACAGCGCCTACATGGCCCAGCGGGTGAAGGCCGCGTCGCACCTGCTGAACACCAGCACCGTGGCCCAGGACATCCCCGCCAGCCGGGTGCTGGACCAGGAGCACCTGCGGTCCCTGCGCTGCCCCGTCCTGGCCATCTACGGCAGCGAATCGGAGCTGGCGGACCAGGAGCCGTGGCTGAAGTCGCTCATCAGCACCTGCCGTACCGTCGTGGTGCCGGACCAGCAGCACTGGGTGCTGCTGGCCCATCCGAGGATGGTGTGCGACCTGATCATCGGCTGGGTCCGCGAGCACCACCGGGCCCGGCCGGGGGAGGGCGGCGGGCGGTGAGCGGCTTCCTGTTCGTGGTGCCGCCGCTGGTGGGCCATGTCAACCCCACGCTGGGCGTCGCGGCGGAGCTGGTCCGGCGCGGCCACCGGGTGGCCTGGGCGGGGCCGCCGCGGATCGTCGGCCCGCTGGTCGGCCGGGATGCGCGGGTGTTCCCGTGCGCCGGCAGGGCGCCGGACGACCCCGGGATGGCGCGGCCGCCGACCCTCCGCGGCGCCGCGGCGCTGAAGTATCTCTGGGAGCGCTATCTGGGGCCGCTGGCGGAGGAGATGGCGCCCGGCGTCCTACGGGCGGTGGAGGAGTTCCGGCCCGACGCGCTCGTCGTGGACCAGCAGGCCGTGGCCGGCGCGCTGGTGGCCGAGCGGATCGGTCTCCCCTGGGCCACCTCGGCGAGCACCTCCGGCGAGTTCACCTCGCTGGTGGGGCTGCCGAAGGTCGAGGGGTGGATCGCCGACTTCGTCGACGACCTGCGGAAGCGGATCGGCGACCCGCACGGCACCGGCGATCCGCGCCGGTCCGACCGACTGGTGCTGGTGTTCAGCGCCGAGGAGCTGATCGGCGCGGCCGAGCCCCTCGGCGAGCAGGTGCGGTGCGTCGGCCCGTCGATCGCGCCCCGCCCGTACGACGGGCACTTCCCCTGGGAGTGGCTGGACCCTGGGCGCGCCACCGTGCTGATCACCCTCGGGACCGCCAACACCGGCTCCGGGACGCGCTTCCTCACCGAGTGCGCCGCGATGGTCCGGGACCGCTCGGACCGGCTCCAGGGGGTCCTGGTCGACCCCTCGGGCTCGGTGCCCGGCGGCGACTCGCTGCTGGTGCGCCCCAGTGTTCCCCAACTGCCGCTGCTGGAGCGGTGCGCCGCGGTGGTCTGCCACGGCGGGCACAACACGACCTGCGAGGCGCTGTGGCACGGGCTGCCCCTGGTGGTCGCCCCGATCCGGGACGACCAGCCGGCCATCGCCACCCAGGTGGCCCGGGCCGGGGTGGGGGTGCGGGTGCGGTTCGGCCGGGTGACCGCCGAGCGGCTCGGCGCGGCCCTCGACGCCGTCCTCCAGGAGCCGGGCTACCGGGCCGCCGCCCGGCGCATGGCGCGTGCCCTGCGCGCCGCCGGCGGCCCGGCCGCCGCGGCGACGCACCTGGAGGAGTTGGTCGCCGCCGCATCGGTGGAGGGGAGCCGGCCACCGGGGACTTCACCACCACGGCTCACCGCCGG
Coding sequences:
- a CDS encoding beta-ketoacyl synthase N-terminal-like domain-containing protein — translated: MTDERFPPIAIVGMAVLLPGAPDLATYWRNLVAGTDAISEVPAGRWDADFYHPNGDRGPDRVYCRRGGFVDEFAAVDVTRFGIMPASVPGTEPDQLIALDVAAAAIADAGGEERLPERHRIGVVLGRGGYAGAGLVRLDQRVRTARQLVRTLGELMPDLRPDQLERVRAAFTDRLGPDSPESAIGLVPNLAASRIANRLDLRGPAYTVDAACASSLVAIDQAAVELAAGRCDVMLAGGVHHCHDITLWSVFTQLRALSPSQRIRPFHREADGILIGEGTGVVVLKRLADAERDGDGIYAVIRGTGVSSDGRTSSLANPDPGGQVLAVRQAWRAAGLDPREPRSVGLVEAHGTATPAGDAAELATLAEVFGPGSERDDGAAAVLGSVKSMIGHAMPAAGVASLVKAALAVHHGMLLPTLHCDDPHPALAATRFRTLDAARPWECDEGRPVRRAAVNAFGFGGINAHVVLEQAPQPARRARSRPLAVSEPERVLALAAETADELAEVLAADDSTVLAAPRGDGPVRLGVVAPTGRRLALARRMVAAGLPWRGRNDLWFAPAPLLGGAAPGGLAFVFPGLEGEFEPRVDGVAEHFRLPSEAGVGRDGRVRVGDVGRHAVEVFAVGRLLDGALRRMGVTPDAVAGHSVGEWNAMAMAGMYAREAVDRFLDTHRPDELRVPGVDFAVLGTSARRVRAALRERSEERVVLSHDNAPTQAIVCGPREPVREFVASLRAEGVIAQVLPFQSGFHTPMLAPYLAPIAAQAERFELFPPEVPVWSGTTASPFPESPERVRALFVRHLLEPVRFRPLVEAMYEAGFRVFVQLGAGQLAALIGDTLDGREHLAVAATSPRRDGVAQLRRVATALWTHGASVDPTLPPVAAPGRAPRRTAAAARPPARLSLDSALVSLEEPELAELRRELAPARTAAAEAATPPGPAASTGRDVAFDPAARLDAMAGRFPLAAELGALLRETADSAAELLTAGAARRSPGTTLRVSTQTMPYLLDHCFFHQRPGWPDLEDRRPVVPATTIVQHLMDAAERAVPGTRAVAVRHARFNQWVTAATPVDVPITVRPSPGAPGSYDLAFGSHAQGTVELAAGYPPAPAPWCADPATERVPAHTAKELYSERWMFHGPAFQGVSELTAIGDRHVRGVIIAPAAPGALLDNVGHLVGYWIVAARTERTSVLPVGLRHVRVFGPPPRPGTTVRCLVRIASLTDTVLEADAQLVVDGRVWVELAGWQDRRFDSMPETKVVERFPERHTLSRRQPGGWVLLHEWWRDAASRDLVMRNHLGRAERLAFERQPPRGRRQWLLGRIAVKDAVRQWLWTRGEGPVFPAEICVENDASGRPYVTGVHGRRLPALDVTLSHRAETGVALVRPGARPGRGGVGIDVEQVVERPAQARTVALGPAERELLAATCAERGEPEDVWFTRFWAAKEAVSKAEGTGLRGRPRDFAVVAAGPDELRVEVDGRSYRVCCRVLGNPAGLPEREYVVAWTTEPEEE
- a CDS encoding acyl carrier protein, whose product is MNSNQVQAPGLDTEAGVFEEVLDMLEELLGGYAFDRAEITMDTELSNDLDLESFDLVTLGGLLSARFGERVNFAEFLAEIDLERVIRLTVGDVVGRVTSRLSAPEEC
- a CDS encoding alpha/beta hydrolase; translated protein: MAVISAEGVELNVERLAARRGTTDPPTVVFIHGMLIDTLVSGYLTLGPTLAAAGFDVVMYDQRGHGRSERLPSGYTLDDFVGDLDVVLDRLAVSGPVHLVGHSFGGTIAFHYAARRPDRVATVSVIESEPATDGWSRKMALALPTAAVEFARGDFQQWVKEEHSAYMAQRVKAASHLLNTSTVAQDIPASRVLDQEHLRSLRCPVLAIYGSESELADQEPWLKSLISTCRTVVVPDQQHWVLLAHPRMVCDLIIGWVREHHRARPGEGGGR
- a CDS encoding nucleotide disphospho-sugar-binding domain-containing protein, which codes for MSGFLFVVPPLVGHVNPTLGVAAELVRRGHRVAWAGPPRIVGPLVGRDARVFPCAGRAPDDPGMARPPTLRGAAALKYLWERYLGPLAEEMAPGVLRAVEEFRPDALVVDQQAVAGALVAERIGLPWATSASTSGEFTSLVGLPKVEGWIADFVDDLRKRIGDPHGTGDPRRSDRLVLVFSAEELIGAAEPLGEQVRCVGPSIAPRPYDGHFPWEWLDPGRATVLITLGTANTGSGTRFLTECAAMVRDRSDRLQGVLVDPSGSVPGGDSLLVRPSVPQLPLLERCAAVVCHGGHNTTCEALWHGLPLVVAPIRDDQPAIATQVARAGVGVRVRFGRVTAERLGAALDAVLQEPGYRAAARRMARALRAAGGPAAAATHLEELVAAASVEGSRPPGTSPPRLTAGQGGAHA